One region of Tachysurus fulvidraco isolate hzauxx_2018 chromosome 9, HZAU_PFXX_2.0, whole genome shotgun sequence genomic DNA includes:
- the gltpa gene encoding glycolipid transfer protein isoform X1 codes for MALLMEHQFRQLPADKQVETRPFLEAVSYLPPFFDCLGSTVFAPIKADIAGNITKIKAVYDTNPSRYRTLQQILEAEKEMYTAEWPRVGATLSLMWLKRGLRFIQVLLQSLADGEKDENNPNLIRVNVTKAYEISLRKYHSWFVQKLFKAALYAAPYKSDFLKALSKGRDVKEEDCLERVRQFLVNFTATIDAIYEMYTKMNAELEYKA; via the exons ATGGCTCTTCTAATGGAGCACCAGTTCAGGCAGCTCCCAGCCGACAAACAGGTAGAGACCAGACCCTTCCTGGAGGCGGTTTCTTACCTTCCGCCCTTCTTTG ATTGTCTCGGCTCCACTGTTTTTGCCCCTATTAAGGCCGACATCGCTGGAAACATAACT AAAATCAAGGCTGTGTATGACACCAACCCGAGTCGATACAGGACGCTGCAGCAGATCCTGGAGGCTGAGAAGGAGATGTACACGGCCGAGTGGCCCAGAGTAGGagcaacactctctctcatgtgGCTCAAAAG GGGGCTGCGCTTCATTCAGGTCCTCCTGCAGAGTTTAGCGGACGGTGAGAAGGATGAGAACAACCCCAACCTGATCCGAGTGAACGTCACTAAAGCCTATGAGATCTCGCTGAGAAAATACCACAGCTGGTTTGTGCAAAAACTCTTCAAA GCTGCGCTATATGCTGCGCCGTACAAGTCAGATTTCCTGAAGGCGCTGTCTAAAGGGCGTGATGTTAAAGAGGAGGACTGCCTGGAAAGAGTGCGCCAGTTTCTCGTCAACTTCACTGCCACCATCGACGCCATCTACGAGATGTACACCAAGATGAACGCTGAGCTTGAGTACAAAGCTTGA
- the gltpa gene encoding glycolipid transfer protein isoform X2, with protein sequence MSEMFDSLFIRIFCNRYCLGSTVFAPIKADIAGNITKIKAVYDTNPSRYRTLQQILEAEKEMYTAEWPRVGATLSLMWLKRGLRFIQVLLQSLADGEKDENNPNLIRVNVTKAYEISLRKYHSWFVQKLFKAALYAAPYKSDFLKALSKGRDVKEEDCLERVRQFLVNFTATIDAIYEMYTKMNAELEYKA encoded by the exons ATGAGTGAAATGTTTGATTCCTTGTTCATCAGAATCTTCTGTAATCGCT ATTGTCTCGGCTCCACTGTTTTTGCCCCTATTAAGGCCGACATCGCTGGAAACATAACT AAAATCAAGGCTGTGTATGACACCAACCCGAGTCGATACAGGACGCTGCAGCAGATCCTGGAGGCTGAGAAGGAGATGTACACGGCCGAGTGGCCCAGAGTAGGagcaacactctctctcatgtgGCTCAAAAG GGGGCTGCGCTTCATTCAGGTCCTCCTGCAGAGTTTAGCGGACGGTGAGAAGGATGAGAACAACCCCAACCTGATCCGAGTGAACGTCACTAAAGCCTATGAGATCTCGCTGAGAAAATACCACAGCTGGTTTGTGCAAAAACTCTTCAAA GCTGCGCTATATGCTGCGCCGTACAAGTCAGATTTCCTGAAGGCGCTGTCTAAAGGGCGTGATGTTAAAGAGGAGGACTGCCTGGAAAGAGTGCGCCAGTTTCTCGTCAACTTCACTGCCACCATCGACGCCATCTACGAGATGTACACCAAGATGAACGCTGAGCTTGAGTACAAAGCTTGA
- the LOC113647465 gene encoding trichoplein keratin filament-binding protein: protein MALPTLSSHWPGRIRPLDRQLARQREQEARRLQQWQAHSQYFKEQHVRSSKQAHWSSRQSYQQSMSAFRRERLQEERRRSVEVRRERLRNMLQEENAQLEDELRASTRDRGATLRQQQERAEDLRAAREERRKKIAQELLKETWKKNNPELRMVESELHKDHVVSQWQVQQQHKKQVEEQNMQERLRFENEYERSRREALERMKEEEERRKEKERERFEFLRQQMEELKVRDEESRRLQQEEDALLTKRLEVEQLEEDRRRAEESRKKSEFGRLLSRQYRAQLKRRAQQVQEELEADRRVLAALMEGEEEERRVESARRERAVADVAWMKRVLEEQLQLEREREAEFDLLYREEAQRVWDEREAQWERERRARERLMHEVLNVRQEQLHERMEEKRRAREECERRRVELLQQLEEEEEEKRQQREEQEQQRTTRMQDISTQVEQRRREKWEEQQRLEQEEAELREGLRLEEEELRLETEMMTRRGYEERIHSRPRSAWT from the exons ATGGCATTACCTACTCTTTCCTCACACTGGCCCGGACGAATCCGTCCTCTGGATCGTCAGTTGGCGCGTCAGAGAGAACAGGAGGCACGACGTCTCCAACAGTGGCAGGCGCACTCACAATATTTTAAAGAGCAGCATGTTCGCAGCAGTAAACAGGCACACTGGAGCTCCCGTCAGTCCTATCAGCAGAG CATGTCGGCGTTCCGACGTGAGCGCCTgcaggaggagaggaggaggagcgtGGAGGTGCGCAGGGAGCGTCTGAGGAACATGCTGCAGGAGGAGAATGCACAACTGGAGGATGAGCTCCGAGCCTCCACCCGGGACAGGGGTGCCACCCTCAGGCAGCAGCAGGAGAGGGCAGAGGATCTGCGAGCAGCCAGAGAAGAGCGCAGGAAGAAG ATCGCACAGGAGCTTCTGAAGGAGACCTGGAAGAAGAACAATCCAGAACTGCGTATG GTGGAGTCAGAGCTGCATAAAGATCACGTGGTGAGCCAGTGGCAGGTGCAACAGCAGCACAAAAAACAg GTAGAGGAGCAGAACATGCAGGAAAGGCTGCGTTTTGAGAACGAGTACGAAAGAAGCAGACGGGAGGCACTGGAGAggatgaaggaggaggaagagaggaggaaggaaaaagagagggagagattcGAGTTTCTGCGTCAACAGATGGAGGAGCTCAAAGTCAGAGATGAGGAG AGTCGGCGTCTGCAGCAGGAAGAGGACGCTCTGCTGACCAAGCGGTTGGAGGTGGAGCAGCTCGAGGAGGACAGGAGGAGAGCCGAGGAAAGCCGGAAGAAATCCGAGTTCGG ACGTTTACTGAGCCGTCAGTATCGAGCACAGCTGAAGAGACGAGCACAGCAAGTCCAGGAGGAACTG GAGGCGGATCGGAGAGTCCTGGCTGCGCTGATGGAGGGTGAGGAGGAGGAACGGAGGGTGGAGAGTGCGAGGAGGGAGAGGGCGGTGGCTGATGTGGCATGGATGAAGAGAGTTCTGGAGGAACAGCTGCAGctggagagagagcgagaagcaGAGTTTGACCTGCTCTACAG AGAGGAGGCACAGAGGGTGTGGGATGAGCGTGAGGCTcagtgggagagggagaggagagccAGAGAAAGACTCATGCACGAG gtgctgAATGTGCGTCAGGAGCAGCTGCACGAGCGGATGGAGGAGAAGCGCAGGGCTCGGGAGGAGTGCGAGAGGAGGAGGGTGGAGCTTCTACAGCAgctggaggaggaagaggaggagaaacgacAGCAGAGGGAGGAGCAGGAGCAACAACGCACCACACGCATGCAGGACATCagcactcag GTGGAACAGAGACGCAGGGAGAAGTGGGAGGAGCAGCAGAGGCTCGAACAGGAGGAGGCGGAGCTGAGGGAGGGGCTCAGGCTTGAGGAGGAAGAGCTTCGGCTGGAGACAGAGATGATGACTCGGCGTGGCTACGAGGAGAGG ATTCACAGCAGGCCTCGTTCAGCCTGGACATGA
- the fam222aa gene encoding protein FAM222A isoform X2 — translation MAVHTPRYPSTAELDAYAQKTANSPLSIKIFPTNIRVPQHKHLNRTVNGYDTTGQRYSPYLQPGAYQGLLAVVKVSSSSLLSSSSSLSSSFVASAKSVVKNVEGRRSKVSPAHLAVAPYQVGFNGAPPKPHESTTLTVPPNVTVAGSVIPLAGTRGLNLSSQSNLPSIQSIIYQINQHCQAQALQQVSTVPTNPNSNPSPCKQGATALGVSSISGGSYMSNLAPQGNVGYSGTVLAGQNGDTAKVASYSESLEYILWQKQQQQQQKHQAILRMYSSGSGGSGAISKSPESCGPSILVGGSQASCSSRTFPLMTSMSGGGGLDKLSSSPLNCAAMQGNFALGQYFAPPWNSVMVTPESDCYNPQELAPGTTTIGQKELGFLPHQHHLHHHHYHHQYQHAPTDSSGGICCGLPSKSLCNASVLSSSLQSLEYLINDIHPPCIKEQMLGKGYETISVPRLLDHQHAHVRLPVYR, via the coding sequence ATGGCTGTCCACACTCCACGCTACCCGAGCACAGCAGAACTGGATGCCTATGCCCAGAAGACAGCCAATAGCCCGCTGTCCATTAAAATATTTCCTACCAACATCAGGGTCCCACAGCACAAGCATCTTAACCGCACAGTGAATGGCTATGACACAACGGGTCAACGTTATAGTCCATACCTCCAACCAGGTGCCTATCAGGGCCTTCTGGCCGTAGTCAAagtttcttcatcatcattattatcatcttcatcttctttgtCATCATCATTTGTTGCTTCTGCAAAATCTGTGGTGAAGAACGTTGAGGGCCGGCGGTCTAAGGTCTCTCCTGCCCACTTAGCAGTGGCTCCCTACCAAGTGGGCTTCAACGGGGCACCTCCAAAGCCCCATGAGTCTACAACTCTTACTGTGCCACCCAACGTGACAGTTGCTGGGTCTGTCATCCCTCTAGCAGGGACGAGGGGGCTAAACCTGTCCTCTCAGTCGAATCTCCCATCAATCCAGAGCATCATTTACCAGATCAATCAGCACTGCCAAGCCCAGGCCCTCCAGCAAGTCTCCACAGTTCCCACGAACCCAAATTCCAATCCCAGCCCTTGCAAGCAAGGTGCCACTGCACTTGGGGTTTCATCCATCTCAGGGGGGAGCTATATGTCAAACCTGGCACCGCAAGGCAACGTGGGATACTCTGGCACAGTACTAGCAGGACAGAATGGGGACACAGCAAAGGTGGCTTCATATTCAGAGAGTTTGGAATACATCCTGtggcagaagcagcagcagcagcagcagaagcacCAAGCCATTTTGAGGATGTACAGCAGTGGAAGTGGTGGAAGTGGTGCGATTAGCAAGTCGCCAGAATCTTGTGGTCCAAGCATCCTAGTGGGTGGATCCCAGGCATCGTGTTCCTCCAGGACGTTCCCGTTAATGACGAGCATGAGTGGAGGGGGCGGCCTCGATAAACTGAGCTCCTCACCGTTGAACTGTGCAGCCATGCAGGGGAATTTTGCTTTGGGGCAGTATTTTGCCCCACCATGGAACAGTGTCATGGTCACCCCAGAAAGTGACTGCTACAACCCTCAGGAGTTGGCACCAGGGACAACAACCATTGGGCAGAAGGAGCTGGGCTTCCTGCCTCATCAAcaccaccttcatcatcatcactaccaCCATCAATACCAACATGCACCTACAGACAGCTCAGGAGGCATTTGCTGCGGTTTGCCGAGTAAAAGCTTGTGCAATGCCTCTGTTCTCAGCAGCAGTTTGCAGTCGCTGGAATACCTGATCAATGACATCCACCCTCCGTGTATTAAGGAGCAGATGTTGGGTAAAGGTTATGAAACCATCTCAGTACCACGACTTCTGGATCATCAGCATGCACACGTTCGACTTCCTGTTTACAGATAG
- the fam222aa gene encoding protein FAM222A isoform X1: MLACLQPSLNASHSSKSLDTPSVHKREPSMAVHTPRYPSTAELDAYAQKTANSPLSIKIFPTNIRVPQHKHLNRTVNGYDTTGQRYSPYLQPGAYQGLLAVVKVSSSSLLSSSSSLSSSFVASAKSVVKNVEGRRSKVSPAHLAVAPYQVGFNGAPPKPHESTTLTVPPNVTVAGSVIPLAGTRGLNLSSQSNLPSIQSIIYQINQHCQAQALQQVSTVPTNPNSNPSPCKQGATALGVSSISGGSYMSNLAPQGNVGYSGTVLAGQNGDTAKVASYSESLEYILWQKQQQQQQKHQAILRMYSSGSGGSGAISKSPESCGPSILVGGSQASCSSRTFPLMTSMSGGGGLDKLSSSPLNCAAMQGNFALGQYFAPPWNSVMVTPESDCYNPQELAPGTTTIGQKELGFLPHQHHLHHHHYHHQYQHAPTDSSGGICCGLPSKSLCNASVLSSSLQSLEYLINDIHPPCIKEQMLGKGYETISVPRLLDHQHAHVRLPVYR; the protein is encoded by the coding sequence GTGAACCCAGCATGGCTGTCCACACTCCACGCTACCCGAGCACAGCAGAACTGGATGCCTATGCCCAGAAGACAGCCAATAGCCCGCTGTCCATTAAAATATTTCCTACCAACATCAGGGTCCCACAGCACAAGCATCTTAACCGCACAGTGAATGGCTATGACACAACGGGTCAACGTTATAGTCCATACCTCCAACCAGGTGCCTATCAGGGCCTTCTGGCCGTAGTCAAagtttcttcatcatcattattatcatcttcatcttctttgtCATCATCATTTGTTGCTTCTGCAAAATCTGTGGTGAAGAACGTTGAGGGCCGGCGGTCTAAGGTCTCTCCTGCCCACTTAGCAGTGGCTCCCTACCAAGTGGGCTTCAACGGGGCACCTCCAAAGCCCCATGAGTCTACAACTCTTACTGTGCCACCCAACGTGACAGTTGCTGGGTCTGTCATCCCTCTAGCAGGGACGAGGGGGCTAAACCTGTCCTCTCAGTCGAATCTCCCATCAATCCAGAGCATCATTTACCAGATCAATCAGCACTGCCAAGCCCAGGCCCTCCAGCAAGTCTCCACAGTTCCCACGAACCCAAATTCCAATCCCAGCCCTTGCAAGCAAGGTGCCACTGCACTTGGGGTTTCATCCATCTCAGGGGGGAGCTATATGTCAAACCTGGCACCGCAAGGCAACGTGGGATACTCTGGCACAGTACTAGCAGGACAGAATGGGGACACAGCAAAGGTGGCTTCATATTCAGAGAGTTTGGAATACATCCTGtggcagaagcagcagcagcagcagcagaagcacCAAGCCATTTTGAGGATGTACAGCAGTGGAAGTGGTGGAAGTGGTGCGATTAGCAAGTCGCCAGAATCTTGTGGTCCAAGCATCCTAGTGGGTGGATCCCAGGCATCGTGTTCCTCCAGGACGTTCCCGTTAATGACGAGCATGAGTGGAGGGGGCGGCCTCGATAAACTGAGCTCCTCACCGTTGAACTGTGCAGCCATGCAGGGGAATTTTGCTTTGGGGCAGTATTTTGCCCCACCATGGAACAGTGTCATGGTCACCCCAGAAAGTGACTGCTACAACCCTCAGGAGTTGGCACCAGGGACAACAACCATTGGGCAGAAGGAGCTGGGCTTCCTGCCTCATCAAcaccaccttcatcatcatcactaccaCCATCAATACCAACATGCACCTACAGACAGCTCAGGAGGCATTTGCTGCGGTTTGCCGAGTAAAAGCTTGTGCAATGCCTCTGTTCTCAGCAGCAGTTTGCAGTCGCTGGAATACCTGATCAATGACATCCACCCTCCGTGTATTAAGGAGCAGATGTTGGGTAAAGGTTATGAAACCATCTCAGTACCACGACTTCTGGATCATCAGCATGCACACGTTCGACTTCCTGTTTACAGATAG